In Primulina huaijiensis isolate GDHJ02 chromosome 4, ASM1229523v2, whole genome shotgun sequence, a genomic segment contains:
- the LOC140975440 gene encoding NDR1/HIN1-like protein 6 — MADQQRIHPVAVLPTRPPQGTFPSVKVDHPSGHNAPVVKRKNCWYKCFCWIITTFILLLIIVAAALAVLYLVFQPKLPKYSVDNLRITDLTLNFDLTLYARFDVSIIAKNPNKKIGIYYEKGSRLSVWYKETNLCQGSIPRFYQGHQNTTVLEVGLTGQNQYGTTLLQALQEQQQTGRIPLDLKIDVPVRIKLGKLKLMKVRTLGSCKLIVDSLSTNKFISIKASNCNFGLKL, encoded by the coding sequence ATGGCAGACCAACAAAGAATTCATCCGGTCGCGGTACTACCTACACGTCCTCCTCAAGGTACGTTCCCATCGGTAAAGGTGGATCATCCATCAGGACATAATGCTCCAGTAGTGAAGAGGAAAAATTGTTGGTATAAATGCTTTTGTTGGATAATCACCACCTTCATCCTCCTACTCATCATAGTTGCAGCTGCTTTAGCAGTTCTTTACCTTGTGTTCCAACCCAAGCTTCCCAAATACTCTGTTGACAATCTCAGGATAACAGATTTGACACTTAATTTTGACTTGACGCTTTATGCGAGGTTCGATGTCAGCATCATAGCCAAAAATCCCAACAAAAAGATTGGAATATACTATGAGAAAGGTAGTCGTCTTAGTGTTTGGTATAAAGAAACTAACCTGTGCCAGGGATCAATCCCCAGATTCTACCAGGGTCACCAGAATACAACAGTGCTAGAAGTGGGGCTAACAGGCCAAAATCAATATGGAACAACTCTGCTTCAGGCGTTGCAAGAGCAGCAACAGACTGGAAGGATTCCTTTGGATCTTAAGATAGATGTGCCAGTCAGAATTAAATTAGGGAAGCTTAAGCTGATGAAAGTAAGGACATTAGGCAGCTGCAAGTTGATTGTAGATAGCCTGTCCACCAACAAGTTTATCAGCATCAAAGCCAGTAACTGTAATTTTGGACTCAAACTTTGA